In Musa acuminata AAA Group cultivar baxijiao chromosome BXJ3-11, Cavendish_Baxijiao_AAA, whole genome shotgun sequence, one DNA window encodes the following:
- the LOC135653093 gene encoding uncharacterized protein LOC135653093 yields MFKLHRYRSDRFGEKVEFKLSNLQAVKVPRGWDKLLLSIVSVESGKTIARTGRATVRSGNCQWTETESIWVSQDDASKELEECRFKIVVSPASSRSVVIGEVTLNLADYLSSGEIGPLLLPLKKCDSGTTLQVKIQCCTPISKSRVGKSWKETSHLDDQTNNDELDSKSDGSDNLINKSVGSSSSNHFGNNSYPDESGNRDTSFSASGSRHSSDSGDSLSRTGLSPKNSLNGGQYIGRQDSSGSHISATYSTGPGGSNPSSFNSRASVSSVHNNQWQDMAAQTSEHGTVPLLRPSDSSKDLLESAEEIEELRDEVKMWERHSQQLKLDLELLKKENSEKSKHQVNLDRQLSAASSERDSLKLEVERLKAALEESTSKQTDIINFKNEDLVHVQKELEDELKFQNDSNANLTQQLRKTQESNIELVAILQELEEITEKQRLEIANLSQQNCVNEREKQERSQKSLENESEWERKVSLKEEETVKLESPNIVKNERQYEYDGNHSDLIKEVEVLKNKVHELEQDCAELTEENLDLIFKLKEFSKDTDKGSQSHGSRSIEYHDHNLSNNCEYENGLLTSHIYEIEDELVKKEVMTPPLSAKLKDLEKASAYLEKELQHYKDEASSFETKLHQSNKEFEEMNIELSNLQQKLNLNIDTDLEGLNAFPMKGFENEESFSSSNMQTVLFEMDKQTHLALAQARNLLANDSIDAENVCGSDTDSTLPTTDPISQKNLAEDITKNLHELNTLLRENIFRCNSMSQHESSGINQRINNTEAPDQLKDEGFMEQEPEYAGNKTRSKEIFEHEFQSDLLLKEQEIDRLKHSNKELEDLISYLQKEKCQLEEDFASLRRESSDTSKHLEHVEHDLMVLTGQIEYHVSSNKALERKSMELESCKNELELHVSELEQDNVKLSERISGLEAQLRYITNEKESNRLELEDTISLIEELKDEVEQQRDEMEMQKAELKQKLQETQKRLSEALEESDISRRSNLKLQATIENLIEECNSLQNLTGDLKRQKLELHERITRLEVDLNESKKKDFDFCDQIDLLELKLSSLQKDIGSKEKSLLSQLEKMFQDHKEHEDKIAKVHILLNRIELEITVEVENLEKEIADLTAQMSLNYDEREKVASDAIHEASLLRSEKARFECSLQEVNSKVELYETDLQALQQESKNKIQGLVDLLNASKQSEEMLMADIEHMQRIMEGVKYSEEKYRKLATDLELRLKTSDYEKQHAMEEISGLEVQLQKLFHLQNSVLDLKGSLDEADFEKRKLELLLESVTQESEELKAENTVLMEKVSIMQKALSDGQDDRRSKIALQEKLVRLESDLSVKEASYVYEAELKNELSRIKRTNSEYQRMFQNLEQENVELMNKVQNMEEELMLRKTTHQDEKISSEDDSNSCDHTEVPDDSKEVDHESDIPLHGTEHTEAGGVNNMRKEQLKRGISRKQAGNIEALKKTLKENADKISSLETELKDMRERYLHMSLQYAEVEAQREELVMQLKSVKKEKRWFS; encoded by the exons ATGTTCAAGTTGCATCGGTACAGGTCTGACCGGTTCGGGGAGAAGGTCGAGTTCAAGCTCTCCAATCTGCAGGCCGTCAAG GTTCCTAGAGGATGGGACAAACTTCTTCTTTCTATTGTCTCAGTGGAGTCTGGAAAAACAATCGCAAGAACCGGCAGAGCTACAGTGAGAAGTGGAAATTGTCAGTGGACTGAGACAGAGTCTATATGGGTGTCTCAAGATGATGCATCTAAAGAGCTTGAAGAATGTCGATTTAAGATTGTTGTTTCCCCA GCTTCTTCTAGGTCTGTAGTTATTGGTGAGGTTACCTTGAACCTAGCAGATTATCTGAGTTCAGGAGAAATcggtcctcttcttcttccattaAAGAAGTGTGATTCTGGGACAACTTTACAG GTCAAGATTCAGTGTTGTACCCCAATATCAAAATCCAG GGTCGGAAAATCTTGGAAAGAAACGTCTCATCTCGATGATCAAACTAATAATGATGAACTGGACAGCAAATCAGATGGATCTGACAATTTAATTAATAAAAGTGTTGGATCTTCTTCAAGTAATCATTTCGGCAATAATTCTTATCCAGATGAGTCTGGAAATAGG GATACAAGCTTCTCAGCATCAGGGTCACGTCATAGTTCTGACTCAGGGGATAGTTTAAGCAGGACAGGACTTTCACCCAAAAACAGCTTAAATGGGGGACAATACATTGGAAGACAAGATTCATCTGGTTCCCACATAAGTGCAACTTATAGCACAGGTCCTGGAGGATCAAATCCATCATCTTTCAACTCTAGGGCATCAGTTTCTTCAGTACATAACAATCAATGGCAAGACATGGCCGCACAGACTTCAGAACATGGAACAGTGCCATTGTTAAGGCCCTCTGATTCTTCAAAGGATTTACTTGAATCTGCTGAAGAGATAGAGGAACTCCGTGATGAAGTTAAGATGTGGGAGAGACATTCTCAGCAGTTGAAACTGGATCTTGAGCTTTTAAAGAAGGAAAATTCTGAGAAATCCAAGCATCAGGTAAATCTGGATAGGCAGCTTTCAGCTGCATCCAGTGAACGTGACTCTTTAAAGCTAGAAGTTGAACGGCTAAAAGCAGCATTAGAGGAATCAACGTCAAAACAAACAGATATTATCAATTTTAAAAATGAGGATTTGGTTCATGTTCAGAAGGAACTGGAGGATGAGCTGAAGTTTCAGAACGACTCCAATGCCAATTTAACTCAACAGCTGAGAAAAACCCAAGAATCAAACATTGAGCTTGTTGCTATTCTTCAGGAATTAGAAGAAATTACAGAGAAACAGCGTTTGGAAATAGCTAATCTTTCACAGCAGAACTGTGTAAATGAACGTGAAAAACAAGAGAGGAGTCAAAAGTCTTTGGAAAATGAGTCTGAATGGGAGAGAAAAGTATCTCTGAAAGAAGAAGAAACTGTTAAGCTAGAGTCACCCAACATTGTCAAGAATGAGCGGCAATATGAATATGATGGAAATCATTCTGATCTGATAAAAGAAGTTGAGGTACTTAAAAATAAAGTGCATGAACTAGAACAGGACTGTGCTGAACTTACAGAAGAAAACCTAGATCTCATATTTAAGTTGAAGGAATTTAGCAAAGATACTGATAAAGGAAGCCAATCACATGGTTCTAGGTCTATAGAGTATCATGATCATAATTTATCTAATAATTGTGAGTATGAAAATGGTTTGCTTACATCTCATATCTATGAAATTGAGGATGAGCTTGTAAAGAAGGAAGTCATGACTCCACCATTGTCAGCTAAGCTCAAGGATCTTGAGAAAGCATCTGCTTATCTTGAGAAAGAACTACAACATTATAAGGATGAAGCAAGTTCTTTCGAGACAAAGCTCCACCAAAGCAATAAGGAATTCGAAGAAATGAACATAGAGTTATCCAATCTACAGCAAAAACTTAACTTAAACATTGACACTGACTTGGAGGGTTTAAATGCTTTTCCTATGAAAGGATTTGAAAATGAAGAGTCATTCAGCTCCTCAAATATGCAAACTGTATTGTTTGAAATGGATAAGCAAACTCATCTTGCTTTAGCTCAAGCAAGAAACTTGCTTGCTAATGATAGCATCGATGCTGAAAATGTGTGTGGAAGTGATACTGATTCAACACTTCCAACTACAGATCCCATCTCGCAGAAAAATCTGGCAGAGGATATTACTAAAAATTTGCATGAGTTAAATACTTTATTAAGAGAAAACATTTTCAGATGCAACTCTATGTCTCAACATGAAAGCTCTGGGATCAACCAGAGAATAAATAATACAGAAGCTCCAGACCAGCTAAAAGATGAAGGTTTTATGGAACAAGAACCTGAATATGCAGGAAATAAAACCAGAAGCAAGGAAATTTTTGAGCATGAGTTCCAGTCTGACTTATTGCTTAAGGAACAAGAGATAGATAGACTCAAACATTCTAACAAGGAGCTAGAAGATCTTATTTCCTATCTTCAGAAAGAGAAATGTCAATTGGAGGAAGATTTTGCTTCTTTACGTAGAGAAAGTAGTGACACATCCAAACACTTGGAACATGTGGAGCATGATTTAATGGTGCTTACCGGTcaaattgaatatcatgtttcTTCTAATAAGGCTCTTGAAAGAAAGTCAATGGAACTTGAAAGTTGCAAAAATGAACTAGAGTTGCATGTATCTGAGCTTGAACAAGACAATGTAAAATTATCAGAACGCATATCTGGTTTAGAAGCCCAACTAAGATACATAACGAATGAGAAAGAGTCCAACCGATTGGAACTCGAAGATACCATTTCTCTTATTGAAGAATTGAAGGATGAAGTTGAACAACAGAGAGATGAAATGGAGATGCAGAAAGCAGAACTAAAACAAAAACTGCAAGAGACACAAAAGCGGTTATCAGAAGCATTAGAGGAGTCCGATATTTCAAGGAGATCAAACTTGAAACTGCAAGCTACAATTGAAAATCTTATTGAAGAGTGCAACTCTCTCCAGAATCTAACTGGAGACTTGAAGAGGCAGAAACTGGAACTGCATGAACGCATTACACGTCTTGAAGTTGACTTGAATGAATCAAAAAAGAAGGATTTTGATTTCTGTGACCAAATTGATCTTTTAGAACTGAAACTTTCTTCGCTGCAAAAAGACATTGGATCGAAGGAGAAGTCACTATTGTCACAACTTGAGAAAATGTTCCAAGATCACAAGGAACATGAAGATAAAATAGCGAAGGTACATATTTTGTTAAATAGGATTGAATTAGAGATAACAGTTGAAGTTGAGAACCTTGAGAAAGAGATAGCTGACCTTACTGCACAAATGTCATTAAATTATGACGAACGTGAAAAAGTAGCATCAGATGCAATTCATGAAGCATCTCTCCTACGTTCAGAAAAAGCAAGATTTGAATGTAGTCTTCAGGAAGTTAATTCAAAAGTTGAGCTGTATGAGACTGATTTACAAGCTCTCCAGCAAGAGTCCAAGAATAAGATTCAAGGATTAGTTGATTTGCTTAATGCTTCTAAACAAAGTGAGGAAATGTTGATGGCTGACATTGAGCATATGCAACGAATAATGGAGGGTGTCAAATATAGTGAAGAGAAATACAGAAAATTGGCAACCGATTTAGAACTAAGGCTTAAAACTTCTGACTATGAAAAACAGCACGCAATGGAAGAGATTTCTGGATTGGAAGTTCAATTGCAAAAACTCTTTCATCTTCAAAATTCAGTCTTGGACCTTAAAGGTTCTCTTGATGAGGCAGACTTTGAAAAGCGAAAATTGGAGTTGTTGTTGGAGTCGGTAACACAAGAGAGTGAAGAATTGAAAGCAGAGAATACAGTCTTGATGGAGAAAGTTTCCATTATGCAGAAAGCTTTAAGTGATGGTCAAGATGATAGGCGCAGTAAAATCGCCTTGCAAGAAAAACTTGTGAGGCTGGAGAGTGACCTTTCAGTAAAAGAAGCATCATATGTCTATGAAGCAGAATTGAAGAATGAACTTAGTAGGATAAAAAGAACAAACAGTGAGTACCAAAGAATGTTTCAAAATCTTGAGCAGGAGAATGTCGAGTTAATGAACAAAGTGCAGAACATGGAAGAGGAACTCATGCTGAGGAAAACAACCCACCAGGATGAGAAAATCAGCAGTGAG gatGATAGCAATTCATGTGACCATACGGAGGTTCCAGATGACAGTAAGGAAGTTGATCATGAGTCCGATATCCCTTTACATGGTACAGAACATACTGAGGCTGGAGGGGTAAATAACATGCGCAAGGAACAACTTAAAAG AGGCATCTCCCGGAAGCAAGCTGGTAACATTGAAGCCCTCAAGAAAACTCTGAAGGAGAATGCAGATAAAATCTCATCTTTAGAGACAGAGCTTAAAGACATGAGAGAACGGTACCTTCATATGAGTCTTCAATATGCTGAAGTGGAGGCTCAGCGTGAAGAACTGGTAATGCAGCTTAAGTCTGTGAAGAAGGAAAAGAGGTGGTTCTCGTGA
- the LOC135653015 gene encoding glycine-rich cell wall structural protein 2-like — MAGVTRVRLWALAFVALLGLQVALATRSLLGTSGGGGGGGGGGGGGGGSGAGGSGYGSGSGSGYGEGVGGGSAGGYGRGGGGGGGGGEGGGAGAGSGSGHGYGSGSGYGEGVGGGSAGGYGKGGGGGGGGGEGGGAGTGSGAGHGYGSGYGEGAGGGSAGGYGRGGGGGGGGGEGGGEGAGAAHGYGSGSGYGSGGGNGHY; from the coding sequence ATGGCTGGCGTGACTCGAGTTAGGCTTTGGGCTCTTGCCTtcgtcgctctccttggcctccaGGTAGCCTTGGCCACTAGATCCCTTCTTGGAACTAGCGGAGGaggtggcggcggtggaggaggtgGTGGCGGAGGTGGTGGATCTGGTGCCGGTGGGTCTGGATATGGCTCCGGCTCCGGATCTGGATACGGAGAGGGTGTCGGCGGGGGGAGTGCTGGAGGGTACGGTAGAGGCGGTGGCGGAGGGGGTGGCGGTGGAGAGGGAGGCGGTGCAGGTGCTGGCTCTGGTTCCGGGCATGGCTACGGCTCCGGCTCCGGATACGGTGAGGGTGTTGGTGGCGGGAGTGCTGGAGGGTACGGTAAGGGAGGAGGCGGTGGCGGCGGTGGGGGAGAAGGAGGAGGGGCAGGAACTGGCTCTGGTGCCGGGCATGGCTATGGCTCCGGATACGGTGAGGGTGCTGGTGGTGGGAGTGCCGGAGGATACGgccgtggcggcggcggcggtggcggtggcggagaAGGGGGTGGTGAAGGCGCCGGGGCTGCGCACGGGTATGGGTCTGGGTCTGGTTACGGCAGCGGAGGAGGAAATGGCCACTACTAG
- the LOC135652586 gene encoding zinc finger protein ZAT5-like: METPEEARGSNSSDSISNGELVQALVKGKRTKRPRSQPPPPVVVAADASSASSAEAASGIVTEEEEDMANCLILLAQGRALVARPPPAQARKDDAAGRGGGAEKFTSRRFAEAATTTNGKAGFYVYECKTCNKCFPSFQALGGHRTSHKKPKLAPPPTTAAEEKVVVDDDMLQISMNSFSKPIGSSGQSNTKPKIHECSICGSEFSSGQALGGHMRRHRPLAAADAQEAKKDKSFLSLDLNLPAPADEELHRPPSPSFTLASKRSLIFPAPVSASASASALVVDCHY; encoded by the coding sequence ATGGAGACTCCGGAGGAAGCCCGGGGCTCCAACAGCAGCGACAGCATCTCCAACGGTGAATTGGTTCAAGCTTTGGTCAAGGGTAAGCGCACGAAGCGACCGAGGAGCCAACCACCGCCGCCGGTGGTCGTCGCCGCCGACGCGTCGTCGGCCTCCTCGGCAGAGGCTGCCTCCGGGATTgtcacggaggaggaggaggacatggCCAACTGCCTCATCCTGCTGGCCCAGGGACGCGCCCTGGTCGCGAGGCCTCCGCCGGCTCAGGCGCGGAAGGACGATGCCGCTGGCCGCGGCGGTGGGGCCGAGAAGTTCACCAGCCGAAGGTTCGCTGAGGCGGCCACCACCACCAACGGCAAGGCCGGGTTCTACGTGTACGAGTGCAAGACGTGCAACAAGTGCTTCCCGTCGTTCCAGGCCCTCGGCGGGCACCGCACCAGCCACAAGAAGCCCAAGCTCGCCCCCCCGCCGACGACGGCCGCGGAGGAGAAGGTCGTGGTCGACGACGATATGCTGCAGATAAGCATGAATTCGTTCTCGAAGCCTATCGGGAGCAGCGGCCAGTCCAACACGAAGCCCAAGATCCACGAGTGCTCCATATGCGGATCGGAATTCAGCTCCGGGCAGGCCCTCGGCGGCCACATGAGGCGGCACAGGCCGCTGGCCGCCGCGGATGCCCAAGAAGCCAAGAAGGATAAGAGCTTCCTCTCGCTAGATCTCAACCTCCCCGCACCGGCCGACGAGGAGCTCCACCGACCGCCTTCGCCCTCCTTCACGTTAGCCAGCAAGCGGTCGCTCATCTTCCCGGCCCCGGTGTCGGCGTCCGCGTCCGCGTCGGCTTTGGTGGTCGACTGCCATTACTAA
- the LOC135652802 gene encoding probable pectate lyase 8, whose product MVEESMRWSRLLVLGLLVLVAGGLGWLGCDSISTSRVGLMASASASAAVARRSLRATAAANEYTTDSFGREVVVGAVDDPELVANEVHMAISNSTARRALGYLSCGTGNPIDDCWRCDPEWHLHRKRLADCGIGFGRNAIGGRDGRYYVVSDPGDDDPVNPRSGTLRHAVIQDKPLWIVFKRDMVITLKQELIMNSFKTIDGRGANVHIANGACITIQFVTNVIIHGLHIHDCKPTGNAMVRSSPSHYGWRTMADGDGVSIFGASHIWVDHNSLSNCADGLVDAVMGSTAITISNNYFTHHNEVMLLGHSDSYVRDKAMQVTIAFNHFGEGLIQRMPRCRHGYFHVVNNDYTHWEMYAIGGSADPTINSQGNRYLAPTNRFAKEVTKRVETDSNVWKSWNWRSEGDLLLNGAYFTPSGAGASASYAKASSLGAKSSSMVGSITSDAGALGCRKRSQC is encoded by the exons ATGGTGGAGGAATCTATGAGGTGGTCGCGGTTGCTGGTCCTGGGACTTTTGGTGCTAGTAGCCGGAGGCCTCGGGTGGTTGGGATGCGACTCGATCTCCACCTCGAG GGTTGGATTAATGGCGTCAGCTTCCGCGTCGGCGGCCGTGGCGAGGAGGAGTTTGAGAGCAACCGCGGCAGCCAACGAGTATACGACGGATAG CTTTGGGCGAGAAGTGGTAGTGGGCGCGGTCGACGATCCGGAACTGGTTGCAAATGAGGTTCACAT GGCGATAAGCAACAGCACGGCTCGCCGGGCCCTCGGCTACTTGTCATGCGGGACGGGGAACCCCATCGACGACTGCTGGCGGTGCGACCCAGAATGGCACCTCCACCGCAAGCGGCTCGCGGACTGCGGGATCGGCTTCGGGCGCAACGCGATCGGCGGCCGCGACGGCCGCTATTACGTGGTGAGTGACCCGGGGGACGACGACCCCGTCAACCCTCGGTCGGGCACCCTCCGCCACGCGGTCATCCAGGACAAGCCCCTCTGGATCGTGTTCAAGCGCGACATGGTCATCACCCTCAAGCAGGAACTCATCATGAACAGCTTCAAGACCATCGACGGCCGCGGCGCCAACGTCCACATCGCAAACGGCGCCTGCATCACCATCCAGTTCGTCACCAACGTCATCATCCACGGTCTCCACATCCACGACTGTAAACCCACCGGGAACGCCATGGTCCGCAGCTCCCCCTCCCACTACGGCTGGAGGACGATGGCCGACGGCGACGGCGTGTCCATCTTCGGCGCCAGCCATATCTGGGTCGACCACAATTCTCTCTCCAACTGCGCCGATGGCCTCGTCGATGCCGTCATGGGATCCACCGCCATCACCATCTCCAACAATTACTTCACCCACCACAACGAG GTGATGCTCTTGGGCCACAGCGACTCCTATGTCAGGGACAAGGCCATGCAAGTCACCATTGCGTTCAACCACTTTGGCGAAGGTCTCATCCAGAGAATGCCCAG GTGCAGGCATGGGTATTTCCACGTGGTGAACAATGATTACACCCACTGGGAGATGTACGCCATTGGTGGAAGTGCCGACCCGACCATCAATAGCCAGGGTAACAGATACCTCGCTCCCACCAACCGATTTGCCAAGGAG GTGACCAAAAGGGTAGAAACGGACTCAAACGTGTGGAAGAGTTGGAACTGGAGATCCGAGGGCGACCTTCTGCTGAACGGTGCCTACTTCACCCCCTCCGGAGCCGGAGCCTCCGCGAGTTATGCCAAGGCCTCCAGCCTCGGAGCCAAGTCGTCGTCCATGGTTGGATCCATCACTTCCGACGCGGGCGCCCTCGGCTGCCGCAAGCGTTCGCAGTGCTGA
- the LOC135653094 gene encoding beta-ureidopropionase-like: protein MGSHQEREENGGAAAEGQEISAAGSIHGFESLHRLLEANLKPPIFQEVSRLLLGLNCGRPLQRISLPMAATTLSEAHNFDLQAFCFHADAEYLRQPQIVRVGLIQNSIALPTTAHIADQKNALMQKVKPMIDAAGASDVNILCLQEAWMMPFAFCTREKKWCEFAEPVNGESTQFLQKLARKYNMVIVNPILERDVNHGETIWNTAIVIGNHGNIIGIHRKNHIPRVGDFNESTYYMEGNTGHPVFETAYGKIAINICYGRHHPLNWLAFGLNGAEIVFNPSATVGELSEPMWPIEARNAAIANSYFVGSINRVGTEIFPNAFTSGDGKPEHSDFGHFYGSSHFSAPDASCTPSLSRYRDGLMVSDMDLNLCRQLKDKWGFRMTARYELYAEMLSKYLKPDFTPQVIVDPMLQKRK from the exons GGCAGGATCCATCCATGGCTTCGAGTCCCTCCATCGCCTCCTCGAGGCGAATCTGAAGCCCCCGATCTTCCAG GAAGTGAGCCGCTTGCTGCTGGGACTGAACTGTGGGCGCCCTCTCCAGCGGATTTCTTTGCCCATGGCTGCGACCACTCTATCTGAAGCACATAATTTTGATTTGCAG GCTTTTTGCTTCCATGCTGATGCAGAGTATTTGAGGCAACCACAAATTGTACGTGTTGGCCTCATCCAGAATTCTATCGCTCTTCCAACTACTGCACACATTGCAGACCAAAAGAATGCTCTCATGCAAAAGGTGAAACCCATGATTGATGCAGCTGGAGCATCTGATGTCAATATATTATGCTTACAA GAGGCTTGGATGATGCCATTTGCTTTCTGTACTAGGGAGAAGAAATGGTGTGAATTTGCAGAGCCTGTTAATGGAGAATCGACTCAGTTTCTCCAAAAACTTGCGAGGAAATATAATATGGTCATCGTGAATCCTATTCTTGAAAGGGATGTAAACCACGGGGAAACCATTTGGAACACTGCTATTGTAATTGGAAACCATGGCAATATCATTGGCATTCATAGAAAG aATCACATTCCTAGAGTTGGGGATTTTAACGAGAGCACGTATTATATGGAAGGAAACACTGGGCACCCTGTGTTTGAAACAGCTTATGGAAAGATTGCAATAAACATCTGTTACGGAAGGCACCATCCCTTAAATTGGTTAGCTTTTGGGCTTAATGGAGCTGAGATTGTCTTCAACCCTTCTGCAACTGTTGGGGAACTCAGTGAACCAATGTGGCCTATTGAG GCTCGGAATGCTGCCATCGCAAATAGTTATTTTGTTGGGTCAATTAATCGTGTTGGTACTGAAATATTTCCTAATGCATTCACTTCTGGTGATGGGAAGCCTGAACATTCGGATTTTGGTCATTtctatggttctagccatttttcAGCACCAGATGCTTCTTGCACCCCATCCCTTTCACGCTACAGAGATGGATTAATGGTTTCAGACATGGATCTGAACCTGTGCAGACAGTTAAAAGACAAATGGGGTTTCCGCATGACTGCACGATATGAACTATATGCTGAAATGCTTTCTAAGTACCTAAAGCCTGATTTCACTCCACAGGTCATCGTTGATCCCATGTTGCAGAAGAGAAAATAA